The following DNA comes from Frankia casuarinae.
GGGGTTACCCCAGAACCTCCCGACCGTGCAAGAGCGCACGGCACCCAGCAGGCACGGCCGGAACGTCGGCGCTCTTGCACAGCCAGGAGAACCCGGGGTAAGGCGCAGCCTGCCCGCCCGACGGAGGAGATCAGCTCAGCCAGAAGTCCGTGAAAAATGAAGTTCGCCAGCCTGTTGCGTGCACCGGAACGATCCGTCCTCGAACTTGTCGCCGGTACTGCGCGCGAACCGCCTCGCCAGTTCGACGTGCCCTGGCCGGAGCATGTTGACGGTGAACCGGTCGCCGCCGCCGAACGCCGGATGGCAGCGTGCCGCCCGGGCCAGGCACACCGACACCAGCGGCGGCTCCAGGGACACCGCGCAGAACGAGCTCGCGGTGAACCCGTGCGGCGTGCGGGTTTCGCTCCGGGTGGTGACGATGACGACTCCGCTGGGGAAATGGGCCAGCGCCTCCCGGAGCTGGTCGGGGTCGGGGCCGGCGCCCCGAGCCACCGTCCCTGTCGCCGTGCGGGTGAGCGCTGGCATGCCTGTGCCGCCACCCGGGACGGTCACGCCGCCTCCTCCAGGTCCGGGCGCCGCGTGATGCAGGTCAGCAGGGAACGCGCGCCGACGTTGACATGGTTGCCGTACGGCACGAAGCTCGTGAGCTGCGACACCGTCATCCAGACGAAGTCCGGCGGTACCTCGAGCGGGAAGTCCTCGTCGGCCTCGACGAGCTGGTACCGGTTCTCGGCGTGGTAGAAGCGTCCGCCCTCCTCCGAGTGCACCACGTCGACGAGGATCCGCTCGGGTGGCGCGGCGAGCACGAAGTCGAGGAACGGCGGCTGCTGGTCGCGACCGAGGCCGCGGTAGTTTTCTGGTGAGCAGTTGACGGTGGGCGACATCTCCACGACGTCGCCCGTTCCGGGCTCAGTCCGGGCGTGCACCAGCAGGTGCCGGACGCCCTTGATCCACCTGGTCACGAAGGCGATGACGCCCTGGCAGGTCGGCTGGAACATCGGCTGCGACCAGCTCATGACCTCACGGTTGCTGGCGCGGACG
Coding sequences within:
- a CDS encoding flavin reductase family protein — encoded protein: MTVPGGGTGMPALTRTATGTVARGAGPDPDQLREALAHFPSGVVIVTTRSETRTPHGFTASSFCAVSLEPPLVSVCLARAARCHPAFGGGDRFTVNMLRPGHVELARRFARSTGDKFEDGSFRCTQQAGELHFSRTSG